tactttcagggatttatttcacattatttGAACAACAATGTTCATCAGGGAAATTTGAACAAACTGAATACAGAGAAAGAATCAGTGCCCTCCACTGGCACTAAAGAGTTCAGTTTTTTCTACAAACACAAGAATCTTCAGTCTGATGAGGTTTTTAAACTCATATGTCTGTCTCCTTTATTGATACGTGTTTGTGtcctcagaggagctgcagacacGACCTACACGAAGAcgagaagaagaacaagacggacatatcaataaaaaagtttgttttgcctttaattAGCTTTGATAACTCTgaaataagattaaaaaaaaattttctGACTAAATAATATCAGATCAAACAGATAGTATGAAAAGTGCTGCAGTTACTCCCTCTGACCACAGGAGGGCAGTAAACATTAGAGTTATTTCCGTGGTGACTAGTACTTAGAGGTTTAATAATTCGAATATAATGCGGGGAAAAAATGTCATTGTAAGAATTATTTTCAGTGTTGTAGTTACTGACAGTGACCACAGGGGGGCAGTGATGATCACAGCTCTCTCTATCTGTTTGTATTAGTGTTGTTAATGatcattaaatgaataaagtctCATGATATTGAAGTTTTTGTTTCCATAAAAAGACATCATGCAGTTCATCTTCTCACCACGAGAGGGCGCCGGATCCTCATCAACTTATAGAAACTctgaataataaatacaaataaataaaagacttcTGAAGTCTGGCACAACAAAAGgcacacatttaaaacttttaatttaaatacaaataaatgtttataaacagttcaataatacaataaaatgtacagtatggGTAAAAAGGTGCTGAGCTTATCCTGGTGGGATATTTGTTAatgtaatgtgtattttgataatgtttccttttaattcatgtttaatCTAAATTAGCTCAATGAGCTGTAAGATGTACtcatatcaaatattttaatcataatcaaaaaagcagttttaattaaattgatcatttcaattaaatcaataaaaaggtttgtggtattttcattaagaaaaccaAATGACAATAAACTaattaaattgattaaaaagtaagtttgaaaagtaaaattTAACCTAAGAAGAAAAGGTTTAAGgtaaaaatgcagctttaatataaataatttaccAAACAATGATTTAAGACTCTAATTAAAAGTTataggttgaaaataaatgtattttatcgtttagaaatcactttatatggagagggcgcactctggtggttagttataagaattaaaataaatgtattttatcgtttataaatcactttatatggagagggcgccctctggtggttagttataaaaattaaaataaatgcattttatcgtttataaatcactttatatggagagagcgtcctctggtggttagttataaaaattaaaataaatgcattttatcgtttataaatcactttatatggagagggcgccctctggtggttagttataaaaattaaaataaatgtattttatcgtttataaatcactttatatggagagggcgccctctggtggttagttataagaattaaaataaatgtattttatcgtttataaatcactttatatggagagggcgccctctggtggttagttataaaaattaaaataaatgcattttatcgtttataaatcactttatatggagagagcgccctctggtggttagttataaaaattaaaataaatgtattttatcgtttataaatcactttatatggagagggcgccctctggtggttagttataaaaattaaaataaatgtattttatcgtttataaatcactttatatggagagggcgccctctggtggttagttataaaaattaaaataaatgtattttatcgtttataaatcactttatatggagagggcgccctctggtggttagttgttggttactgcacttcaataataaatgaatcagactgctgtttctttgagtaaattaaacacagaagGCTGGATGAAgagcttttacttttaaattaaataaatgaagtctATTCATATAATTTGAGGaagatgaacatttaatctctgagctctgtgaacagtaatgtttagaaaatcattttacctctgagctgcagcacagagcgaggaaacacctgcacacacctgtacaaacaaacacaagaagacTTTACAGAAGTAACTGcactatttatatttttccacacatttatgtggtggaaaaaaaggttaaaaagaggATACATTTCTGTTATAGTGACTGTTGGATGTAATTACAACCCAtcgccagcagagggcagcagtgtAATATGAATGCATGATGCAGCGGTTAATTAGACCTGACGAGGCTGTTAACCTCCAGGTGAGTTatattgtaatatttacagtccgtGGTTGTAAAGTGTAGAAGTTACATTACAGCCACAAAGAGTTAAAACCTTCAATATCATGTAGATCATTTGAAGCACAACAAAGCATTTAATTATTATGAAATATATACTTTAAAACACGCAGTGCTACTAAGCTGTGGAACGGAAGTGGGGAAATATTGGATGTTAAATGAAACAGCAGAGTTtggctgccatctagtggacatGATTAGTAACTACAGTCAAACTATAGAGTTTATGAGTTTGTTTATGATTATTTCCTgatgtttgttgctgtttttgttgttgtaggcCATGTCCCTGCCTGTTGTTGTCATCTCTAACGTCTGTCAGCTGCCCAGCGGCTGGGCCTCCATCCTCTGGTACAACATGCTGACCTCCGAGCCCAGGGTACACAACCAGGACTCTCATTGATgattacagatgtttacttaTCACAAATATCAAAGATACAATTAGGTGATATCTTAATGATTTAAACAACTTTCACAGCTGCCACCTTAAATTCATAAACAGACCATTAATACAATCTAAATGTTGACGCGTGTATAGCTGTTTTACGGTTTGCATTTTGAGTATATTTTGATGCCTGTGCTTTTTATATGAAGTAAGGTTTTGAATAAAGGTCTTCTATTCGTAACAGAGTATCTTTAACTGTAGTTTTAAACCAGATGgtttgactttttgtgtttccatctcttcttctttcctctcctctccctcagaATCTGAAGTTCTTCCTCAGCGCTCCGCAGGCCAAGTGGTCTCAGCTGTCCGAGCTCCTCAGCTGGCAGTTCTCCTCCGTCACCAAGCGAGGCCTGAACCAGGAGCAGCTCAACATGCTGGCTGACAAACTGCTCGGTAGAAATACTTTTCTTTAACAGATAAACACCTGCAGGACTTTCAAACAGgcctttaacttttatttatttttatcttcagGAGCCAAAGCCAAGAGGAACCCAGAGGGACAAATCCCCTGGACCAAGTTCTGCAAGGTGAGCCCCATTCAGCCTGAGATTTAAGATCGTCAACATCTGTGATACTTTTTAATaccacaaattaaaaatgaataaaatttGTATTCAAATCTGtaatttaaccaaaagctgcaatAAGAGAAACGTGTACAGGTTAGCAGATACTAATGGAGTCTTTTTGGTGCATCATAAAGTTAAAACTACATCTTCTCTTTGAACTGAATGTATTTGTCTGTAAGCAGAGTGCGAACGAGAAAGCGTATTCCTTCTGGTTGTGGATCGAAGGAATCCTGGATGTGATTAAAAGACACCTGCTTTCCCTTTGGAATGACGGGTGAGTGCTGCCGTCTTTCTTCAGTGTCAAGACACTTTTCTGAGatgtcaggagtttttcaggagttttctgcaagtgtgaaaccCCTTTAGTCTGTCTTTTAAAGGGGTCTGTCTAAGACAGACTAAGACAGAATAACCTGTCCTCTGATTGTAAGCAacactctcttttcttttttttcttctgaagaaaGCAAATcaattcttttcttctttctgagtGCAGACTTGGAGTGAGACCAAAACTGTCAACTGAGAAGTTTCTTCATTTCATCCAAgtcttctttctgttctctctttcaGTGTCTTTGTTTCGTCAGTGGTTGAACTCTGATGATCATTTTATCTGCTCTTAGAGGTGTGGTAAAGACCCTCACTACTTTTAAGTTAGATACAGGTCAGTGCAGTAACCAGTCACCTTGTAGACACATTTGAGTGATTACATTCACTCTACTTGGAAGTCAAAGAATTTAGATTTTTGCCCGATAATTACGAGGCAGAAAAGGCTTAAAAAGACGtggattcaaaacaaaaacccttatctgccagctgtgttttatttagttatagTAGTTTACAGCTTtcattgtctgttttctttcattttgaggAAACTTGTTTATTGTAGTCTTTAATTATCTACCActaataagaaaataagaaaaatatattgCCTAATATGTCATGGGAACACAATCTGCTTTCTTCCTCAGGAGTGAAATGCTCCAACGTACACAAGAATATGCAATCAGTGAAGTTACACTTCAGATTCTTTGAGAGACTAACATGCACGTGTGATTAACAGACAATGGATTTTAATTAACATAAGCAGTAAACAGTTGCTTTttataattaagaaaatatgtTATATGTGATTcagtcaagtcacatttatttataaagaaataaaacaaagaaagcagtttGAATTTGTATCTAGAACAagaaaggtgaaaaaaacaaatgcagtaaTTCACAGACTGACCACAGGAGGGCGCAGTTTCACCTTTAAACTCCATCTTTACACATTAGTATCTCAAACTAACTAATTTATCTGCTTCTTGGACACTTTGGAGAAcgacagggagaggaagagagaaactgGAGGTAAACATCATGAACACTGAATTTATCTGTGGGTAAGAATTCAGTCAGTGTCCTAAAGACCGGAAAACAGGTTAGCTTCGTCCTGCTAACGAATGCAGTTACCGGTAGTTACCATGGTGACCCGAGTTTGACTTTCTCATGTTGCTTGGTTACCAAGagttcaaagtttaaaaaaaacataaaaacaagtaaattacattaagaaatattttttatcaataaaacatttgatttttgacttAGTCTTGTTTATGTGTCCTCTTATTTATAACTTTTTCGTTTCTTCCATAGAAACTTTCTGCGACACTTCCGGTTGAAGCTTCCGGTAATCACGcccaggtgtgttcaggtgttctcaggtgtGTATATCATTGTTTCGAGCAGGTAAGCGGTGCGGACCGCGGGCAGCCTGGCTGTGGATCAAAGCGGTGAAAGAAGAAGGAGCCGGGGAAGGAGAGATGAAGTCTAGATACTCAGTGAGTctttaaaagttcagttttgTGTGAAAAGCCACAAAATAGAAACACGTGGGGctgtatgctaatgctaacacgtGGGCTAATGCTCATGCTAAATGTTTGTTAAGAGGAAACATGGTCAAAGTAAGATGATGATAacatttatcaacattatgAAGGTCACTTTTGAACTTGTTTTCTCCTCTTAAACTAATTGTTTAAACACCGGGTAAAagtaaacttttaaaaacaaaacttataaTTTAAACTAATATCAGATTGaagagtttaaataaaacaataacctCAATTTAACTTTATTGACTAATATGTTAATTATTAATCCgaggtaaaatgattttctaaacattactgttcacagagctcagagattaaatgttcatcttgataaagtaatatgaataaaattctttatttaatttaagagTTAAAGCTCTTAATCCAGCTTTCTGTGTTTGATTCAAACTCAAAGAAACAACagtctgattcatttattttaaacctttaatttTAGTTCTTGTGACAGTTAATGTATGGTCAAGATGTTTCTTAAGACCTTATACTTAATGTTTCTATAttatattctacatttaaactttaaatttaaGTTTGCTTCGGTCTCATAGAAAAGccttaaagtgaagttaaacacaGATCATTTACCGTGAATGATGAAACTCAGGTTTATTCCAGTCATCACAATGTTGTAtaatcacaaacattttgagtttatTTACTTGAACTAAAttagtttttcttctccaacagGAACTCTGTTTACGTCTTCCAGGAGGATCCCCCGTCGGTGGCCGTCTTCCTGCTCAGGTAGGAGACTCAAAGCTTTcgtaatgttgttttattatattcCAGGTTTTAGGTCGTATAGATGTTTagactcagttattttaatcatttcatcCTTTTTGGAGTGGAGGAACATCAGTTGTTTAATGAAATACTACATTgtataatctttatttaatcacCTGATGTTCCTCCAAAAAGgatcaaatgattaaaataactgagtctAAACATTTATACGACCTAAACCTGGAACATAAAACAACACTAAGAAAGCTTTGAGCTCCTACCCAATGTGGACGCCTGTGACTCCTTATTGTATTGTGCTGATGtaacatgtacaaaaaacaGAAGTCATGTCTGTTAgattttattgtaataaaactgCTGTCCTTTCTGTGCTTGTGTTACATCATTGATTAGGCTGTTATCTGCCAGCTGTGGTTTATAGTAGTTTACAGCTTTCATTGTTCCTGAGGAAACTTTGTAATTATCTACCACCAATAAGCATGTTTCCTAATGGAAATTTGTTATAAAAATATCCAAACAAATCTAACAGCTGTGTGACAAAGAAGGAAACAACTACACCAAAACATCTATTGGGGAGTAAAGATgctgacaacacaaacatgagaCAAATTAAGACTTGAAAATTTTATTATCAAAGTGTCTTCAGAGAAAACTGTAAatgaaaattaaagaaaacagactttaaactAAATCTAtagctgaaagaaaacaaactccttccagctgcagcacagatcCTTCTCTTCAGAGCAAGGAAACACCTGGAATATCAGacacaagaaacaaagacatcagGGTTCAAAGTTCATTTCAGGTTGCATCTATGAGTAATTTACAGCTAGGATTgtacaaaacatgaaaagtAAAATGGGCCATTCTGATACATTAAtaatttttaatcatttaattaaGTCAAAATAATCTCTACATCAACGTCAAAGTGAGAgtcaagattaaaaaaagtttgtagCATCATGTCAATTTTGCCCcatgaataaaatcaaaatatgaCTATATGTGACTCAAACGGTTAAAATAAAGCAAGAGCCAAGAAAAATACTCACCAAATGTTGAAGGAAGTGAGGCAGCGTGGTGTAGCAGACATGCTAACAGCTCTTCATCTTGTTTTGGTCAGGCTGCCcctaaaagtgttaaaaaaagaaacacatcacaATTAGTTTAAACttctaaatgtttgtttttggagacaactgaataaaaaaagaactgattTATGAAAGTTAACATTCAGTTTGTTATCATGTCACATTGGGCCTGTTTTTTTAGGAAAGTAACTACTGCTGTGTCCATTCTGCATCACATTGACTTCAGTACctggggggagggagagagaacatCTGTGATCAGGTTCAGCTGCACTGCATTAGTCCTTAATGTCGTTGGTTATCTGCCAGCTGTGTTTTAATTAGTTATAgtagtttacatgtttattgttaGCCGATAAATTTGTCGCCCAAAAGGAGAAGTCAATCAAATCCTTTTGAGGACCAAGACCTTCAACCTCGTCATACAGAGCACTGATAATAACTTTAATTATCTGTGGTTTTtaacattctctctctctctctctctctgtgtgtagaGCTGCTGGTTGAGTGTGTGAAGAACAAAGACTTAAAGAAGGTGAGTGACAGTTTCATCTCTCACTGCAGACCTTTGCACCTCATTTCTACATATTCACATGTGTCTTTGAATTGAATCATCAGCTGCAGGAGCCCCAGCTGCAGGAGCCCCACCTGAAGGGAGCCCACCTGAAGGGAGCCCCACCTGAAGGGAGCCCCACCTGAAGGGAGCCGCACCTGAAGGGAGCCCCACCTGAAGGGAGCCCCACCTGAAGGGAGCCGCACCTGAAGGGAGCCGCACCTGAAGGGAGCTGCACCTGAAGGAAGCCCCACCTGAAGGGAGCCCCACCTGAAGGGAGCCGCACCTGAAGGGAGCCGCACCTGAAGGGAGCTGCACCTGAAGGAAGCCCCACCTGAAGGGAGCCCCACCTGAACCCACCTGAAGGGAGCCCACCTCACCTCACTCGACTCGTCCGGCTGCAGTTGACGTCATCACGCTGCCAGTGCAGGAAGCAAAGAGACGGTCCTCTACATCCtccacaggtgtgtgtgcagtcCTCCACATGTATGGTGCACGTATGGAGTGAGTCAGGATGTTAGTGACTCTTTTGACTTATTCACCACATTGAATAAGGAGTGAAAActacaacacacaacaacatttaGTTTAGTCATTACCAAAGCTctaaattcaaa
The sequence above is drawn from the Labrus bergylta chromosome 24, fLabBer1.1, whole genome shotgun sequence genome and encodes:
- the LOC110004602 gene encoding signal transducer and activator of transcription 1-like; its protein translation is MSLPVVVISNVCQLPSGWASILWYNMLTSEPRNLKFFLSAPQAKWSQLSELLSWQFSSVTKRGLNQEQLNMLADKLLGAKAKRNPEGQIPWTKFCKSANEKAYSFWLWIEGILDVIKRHLLSLWNDG